The bacterium sequence GCCTTGATGGCCGCTTCCTTGACCCGGGGGTGGGTGGTCAGGCCCAGGTAGTTGTTGGACCCGATCATGATCATCTTCTTTCCGTCGATGATCACCTCCGGCTCCTGGGCCGAGGACAGGGGGTGGAAATAAGGGTAAAGACCGGCATCCCGGGCATCCCGGGCATCGGTGAAGTCAACGCATTTTTTGAAGATATCCATTAAGAACCTCTGCTATTATTGACAAAATATGAACTTTTATTATACTAAAAAAAGAAAAGTATAGCAAGAAAAAATCCACTCCTTCAAACTGTATTCCGGGCTACCAGCAGCTGTACCAGCTCATCCCCCAGCTTTTGGGGCCTGTCCTCTATGATCTTGAATCC is a genomic window containing:
- a CDS encoding 8-amino-7-oxononanoate synthase produces the protein MDIFKKCVDFTDARDARDAGLYPYFHPLSSAQEPEVIIDGKKMIMIGSNNYLGLTTHPRVKEAAIKA